One stretch of Thermus filiformis DNA includes these proteins:
- the proC gene encoding pyrroline-5-carboxylate reductase has product MRLVFVGLGKMGRSILRGVLDKGFLAPEEVGVLGRSPERTRELAQAFGIQPVRPEDLARAERVLIAVQPRDFPALAPLIAHPLTGYLSIMAGVSTGVLTRRLGTRRVVRAMPNLAAEIGESSTALFGPKEAEEAGDLDFARALFATVGDVYEIPERLFDAFTGMSASAPAYLAVVAEALADGGVRMGIPRALALKLAADALAATGELLKRTHPGRLKDEVASPGGTTIHGLFALEARGVRAAFMEAVERATLRGQALGEEE; this is encoded by the coding sequence ATGCGGCTGGTCTTCGTGGGCCTGGGGAAGATGGGGCGGAGCATCCTGCGCGGGGTCCTGGACAAGGGCTTCCTGGCCCCGGAGGAGGTGGGGGTCCTGGGCCGGAGCCCGGAGCGGACCCGGGAGCTGGCCCAGGCCTTCGGCATCCAGCCGGTCCGGCCCGAGGACCTTGCCCGGGCGGAGCGGGTCCTCATCGCCGTCCAGCCCCGGGACTTTCCCGCCCTGGCCCCCCTGATCGCCCACCCCCTGACCGGTTACCTTTCCATCATGGCCGGGGTTTCCACCGGGGTCCTGACCCGGAGGCTGGGCACGCGGCGGGTGGTCCGGGCCATGCCCAACCTGGCGGCGGAGATCGGGGAGAGCTCCACCGCCCTCTTCGGCCCCAAGGAGGCGGAGGAGGCGGGGGATCTGGACTTCGCCCGGGCCCTCTTCGCCACGGTGGGGGACGTGTACGAGATCCCGGAGCGGCTGTTTGACGCCTTCACCGGGATGTCCGCCTCCGCCCCCGCCTACTTGGCGGTGGTGGCCGAGGCCCTGGCGGACGGGGGGGTCCGGATGGGCATCCCCCGGGCCCTGGCCCTGAAGCTGGCGGCGGACGCCCTGGCGGCCACGGGGGAGCTCCTCAAGAGGACCCACCCCGGCCGGTTGAAGGACGAGGTGGCGAGCCCCGGCGGGACCACCATCCACGGCCTCTTCGCCCTCGAGGCC
- a CDS encoding metallophosphoesterase, whose amino-acid sequence MRVYAIADPHLSRMNPKPMTVFGPGWEGHPEAFFRGWREVVGPEDLVIVAGDISWAMRLPEAIPDLLDLAALPGRKVLLKGNHDYWWPSITRLRSLLPPGMYALQNDALVLDGVAVAGTRGWQYPPQTPEDERIYAREVERLRLSLKALEGKPYRHLVLAFHFPPFGPQGEETPLLEAALEAKPEAIVYGHLHGADPEKLPKSHRGVPLHLVAADALRFRPKLVLEAEYA is encoded by the coding sequence ATGCGGGTCTACGCCATCGCCGACCCCCACCTTTCCCGGATGAACCCCAAGCCCATGACCGTCTTCGGACCCGGCTGGGAGGGGCACCCCGAGGCCTTCTTCCGGGGCTGGCGGGAGGTGGTGGGCCCGGAGGACCTGGTGATCGTGGCCGGGGACATCTCCTGGGCCATGCGGCTTCCCGAGGCCATCCCCGACCTCCTGGACCTGGCCGCCCTCCCGGGGAGGAAGGTCCTCCTGAAGGGCAACCACGACTACTGGTGGCCCTCCATCACCCGCCTGAGGTCCCTCCTGCCCCCGGGGATGTACGCCCTGCAAAACGACGCCCTGGTCCTGGACGGGGTGGCGGTGGCAGGCACCCGGGGCTGGCAGTACCCGCCCCAGACCCCCGAGGACGAGCGGATCTACGCCCGGGAGGTGGAGCGGCTTAGGCTCTCCCTGAAGGCCCTCGAGGGGAAGCCCTACCGCCACCTGGTCCTGGCCTTCCACTTCCCCCCCTTCGGGCCCCAGGGGGAGGAGACCCCCCTTCTGGAAGCGGCGCTGGAGGCAAAGCCGGAAGCCATCGTCTACGGCCACCTGCACGGGGCCGACCCGGAGAAGCTCCCCAAGAGCCACCGGGGGGTTCCCCTCCACCTGGTGGCCGCGGACGCCTTGCGCTTCCGGCCTAAGCTCGTCCTCGAGGCCGAGTATGCTTAA
- a CDS encoding regulatory protein RecX, whose amino-acid sequence METALGHALALLARRAYTEKALREKLLARFGQAEVEEALRRLKDYGYLDDRAFARAFVEARKKYGPLKLKALLRARGVPEEVVQEAVPEAGPEEALAVLRKYPHRRDKPRAVRFLQGRGFPLGVALEAYRRLAEEEKEG is encoded by the coding sequence GTGGAGACGGCCCTCGGCCACGCCCTCGCCCTCCTCGCCCGGAGGGCCTACACGGAGAAGGCCCTTAGGGAGAAGCTCCTGGCCCGCTTCGGCCAGGCCGAGGTGGAGGAGGCCTTGCGGCGGCTTAAGGACTACGGCTACCTGGACGACCGGGCCTTCGCCCGGGCCTTCGTGGAGGCCCGGAAGAAGTACGGCCCCCTCAAGCTCAAGGCCCTCCTCCGCGCCCGGGGGGTCCCGGAGGAGGTGGTCCAGGAGGCGGTGCCCGAGGCCGGTCCGGAGGAGGCCCTGGCCGTCTTGCGGAAGTACCCCCACCGGCGGGACAAGCCCCGGGCGGTCCGGTTCCTCCAGGGGCGGGGCTTCCCCCTGGGGGTGGCCTTGGAGGCCTACCGGCGGCTTGCGGAGGAGGAAAAGGAGGGGTAA
- a CDS encoding type II toxin-antitoxin system RatA family toxin, whose protein sequence is MPSVHAEVFIPALPEKVYRLAKDLEGLKPYLKDVETLRVLAQEEGRTRTEWVGVAMGKKVRWIEEEEWDDQNLRNRFHSPEGDFDRYEGTWVFLGEGEGTRVVLDLEYELTIPIFGGLLQRLVQKLMQENSEALLRGLKERVERE, encoded by the coding sequence ATGCCGTCCGTACACGCCGAGGTCTTCATCCCCGCCCTGCCGGAGAAGGTGTACCGTCTGGCCAAGGACCTGGAGGGCCTGAAGCCCTACCTGAAGGACGTGGAGACCCTGAGGGTCCTTGCCCAGGAGGAGGGCCGCACCCGCACCGAGTGGGTGGGGGTGGCCATGGGGAAGAAGGTCCGCTGGATCGAGGAGGAGGAGTGGGACGACCAGAACCTGCGCAACCGGTTCCACAGCCCCGAGGGGGACTTTGACCGGTACGAGGGGACCTGGGTCTTCCTGGGAGAAGGGGAGGGGACCCGGGTGGTTTTGGACCTGGAGTACGAGCTCACCATCCCCATCTTCGGGGGGCTGTTGCAGAGGCTGGTCCAGAAGCTCATGCAGGAGAACAGCGAGGCCCTTTTGCGGGGCCTTAAGGAGCGGGTGGAGCGGGAGTAG
- a CDS encoding stage V sporulation protein S, with protein METLRVSGKSRPNSVAGAIAALLRTKGEVEVQAIGPAAVNQAVKAIAIARGYIAPDNLDLTVKPAFVKLDLENEERTALRFTIKAHPLES; from the coding sequence GTGGAAACGTTGCGCGTCTCTGGTAAGTCTCGCCCCAACTCGGTCGCCGGGGCCATCGCCGCGCTGCTTCGCACCAAGGGCGAGGTGGAGGTCCAGGCCATCGGCCCCGCCGCGGTGAACCAGGCGGTGAAGGCCATCGCCATCGCCCGCGGCTACATCGCCCCGGACAACCTGGACCTCACGGTGAAGCCGGCCTTCGTCAAGCTGGACCTCGAGAACGAGGAGCGGACCGCCCTCCGCTTCACCATCAAGGCCCATCCCCTCGAGTCTTGA
- a CDS encoding Lrp/AsnC family transcriptional regulator — MVTAFVFIQARKDLIPSTGEALAEMEGVAEVYSVTGPWDLIAVLRLKDLEALDEVVTQGIHALPGVERTETHLAFRTYPRRLLDQGFGLGTSP; from the coding sequence GTGGTGACCGCCTTCGTGTTCATCCAAGCCCGGAAGGACCTGATCCCCAGCACGGGGGAGGCGCTGGCGGAGATGGAGGGGGTGGCGGAGGTCTACTCGGTCACCGGGCCCTGGGACCTGATCGCCGTCCTTCGGCTCAAGGACCTGGAGGCCCTGGACGAGGTGGTGACCCAGGGGATCCACGCCCTTCCCGGGGTGGAGCGGACGGAGACCCACCTGGCCTTCCGCACCTACCCCCGGAGGCTTTTGGACCAAGGCTTCGGCCTGGGCACCTCGCCTTGA
- a CDS encoding RsmB/NOP family class I SAM-dependent RNA methyltransferase translates to MTARALALDLFLAVEGGRRLQPTLSAFLRRHALSPEDRAFLTHLAYGVFRRLRYLDHLLDPLLPRPERLPSRVRWALRAGAFEFLEGKAGHARVHPWVEEVKKTHPALAGLANAVLRRLALREAPLAVRLSLPDFLLEAWEAFFQEVEFAQAFNEPAPLFVTALGKPDGAKDVKEKGERGLRPGPLPDSFVWEGPAEDFPALGLQPQNPASLFAAQLLGAGPGEEVLDLCGGAGVKAAYLASRGARVRSLDVNARRQRAGERTWRRLGLEVAFETRDLREPIPYRADKVLLDAPCTGTGTFRTHPEARYRLKPEEVRAMAALQTQLLETAAQATRPGGVLVYSVCTLTEEEGEGVVRAFLERHPEFVPEDFACPLPLLRQELGAYVRPEGGLDGFYYARLRRVD, encoded by the coding sequence TTGACCGCCCGGGCCCTGGCGCTGGACCTCTTCCTGGCCGTGGAGGGAGGGAGGAGGCTCCAGCCTACTTTGTCCGCCTTTCTGCGCCGCCATGCCCTCTCCCCGGAGGACCGGGCCTTCCTCACCCACCTGGCCTATGGGGTCTTCCGCCGCCTCCGCTACCTGGACCACCTCCTGGACCCCCTCCTGCCTAGGCCGGAGCGCCTTCCTTCCCGGGTGCGCTGGGCCTTGAGGGCGGGGGCTTTTGAGTTTTTGGAGGGGAAGGCGGGCCACGCCCGGGTCCACCCCTGGGTGGAGGAGGTCAAGAAGACCCACCCCGCCCTGGCGGGCCTGGCCAACGCCGTTCTAAGGCGGCTCGCCCTTCGCGAAGCCCCGCTTGCGGTCCGGCTTTCCCTTCCGGACTTCCTCCTGGAGGCGTGGGAGGCCTTCTTCCAGGAGGTGGAGTTCGCCCAGGCCTTCAACGAGCCCGCCCCCCTTTTCGTCACCGCCCTTGGCAAGCCGGACGGGGCCAAGGATGTAAAGGAAAAGGGAGAAAGGGGTTTGAGGCCGGGGCCTTTGCCGGACAGCTTCGTCTGGGAGGGGCCGGCGGAGGACTTCCCCGCCTTGGGCCTCCAGCCCCAGAACCCCGCCTCCCTCTTCGCGGCCCAGCTCCTGGGGGCGGGGCCGGGGGAGGAGGTTTTGGACCTGTGCGGAGGGGCGGGGGTGAAGGCGGCCTACCTGGCCTCCCGGGGGGCGCGGGTCCGCTCCTTGGACGTGAACGCCCGGCGGCAGAGGGCAGGGGAGAGGACCTGGAGGAGGCTGGGCCTCGAGGTGGCCTTTGAGACCCGGGACCTGAGGGAGCCCATTCCCTACCGGGCGGACAAGGTCCTCCTGGACGCCCCCTGCACGGGCACCGGCACCTTCCGGACCCACCCCGAGGCCCGCTACCGGCTTAAGCCGGAGGAGGTAAGGGCCATGGCCGCCCTCCAGACCCAGCTTCTGGAGACCGCGGCCCAGGCCACGCGGCCCGGGGGGGTCCTGGTCTACTCCGTCTGCACCCTGACCGAGGAGGAGGGGGAGGGGGTGGTGCGGGCCTTTTTGGAGCGGCACCCGGAGTTCGTCCCGGAGGACTTCGCCTGCCCCTTGCCTCTTCTCCGTCAGGAGCTCGGGGCCTACGTCCGGCCGGAGGGGGGGCTGGACGGGTTTTACTACGCCCGGCTGAGGCGGGTAGACTAG
- a CDS encoding CPBP family intramembrane glutamic endopeptidase, translating to MSPPVFLLGVQLALLLLGGALVAWLGLGVLAAPDPFRDGVLGLGLFLLLQGLEALFARLFPRSFRSAEALHRELGRLLRRSGLGPREALLLSLLSALGEEVFFRGAVQGLLVRHLGAWGVGAQALVFALFHPAPRSALAYTLFTGVAGLLFGLAFLLSGSLVPGILAHFLHNAKSFAELLGSGE from the coding sequence TTGAGCCCCCCCGTCTTCCTCCTCGGGGTCCAGCTGGCCCTCCTTCTTCTGGGAGGAGCGCTGGTGGCCTGGCTGGGCCTGGGGGTCCTGGCCGCGCCCGACCCCTTTAGGGACGGGGTCTTAGGGCTGGGCCTTTTCCTCCTTTTGCAGGGGCTCGAGGCCCTGTTCGCCCGCCTCTTCCCCAGGAGCTTCCGGTCGGCCGAGGCCCTCCACCGGGAGCTGGGCCGCCTCCTCCGCCGCTCGGGCCTGGGCCCCCGGGAGGCCCTCCTCCTCTCCCTCCTCTCCGCTTTGGGAGAGGAGGTCTTCTTCCGGGGGGCGGTGCAGGGCCTCCTCGTGCGCCACCTGGGGGCGTGGGGGGTGGGAGCCCAGGCCCTGGTCTTCGCCCTTTTCCACCCCGCCCCCAGGTCCGCCCTCGCCTACACCCTCTTCACCGGGGTAGCGGGCCTGCTCTTCGGCCTGGCCTTCCTCCTCTCGGGAAGCCTCGTCCCGGGCATCCTGGCCCATTTCCTCCACAACGCCAAAAGCTTCGCCGAGCTCCTCGGCTCTGGGGAGTGA